The following is a genomic window from Lycorma delicatula isolate Av1 chromosome 6, ASM4794821v1, whole genome shotgun sequence.
TAAGATAAATTGATAGAACATTTTGCGTTGTAATCTTActtgtattttacataattcttacTTAATGACACGCATGAAGTATCATTCTGTGAACGTCTGAGAAGCTGTTTGAATTTATTgcagaaaataagttaattattttaataattactggatttgaaataaatttaaccgaTAATTTATGAAGACCGTGTTTCTGAAGACAcgattgtttctttaattttgaatttatgtttcacaggtataatttatattttaatttttttctaggagCAAGCGCATGATGCAAAACAACAAGCTCAATCTCCTGAAGATACAGAAGATCTTTCTCCCCTACCGTCTCAGGCCCAAAGACCAGCTCAGCGGCGAGGTGGCATCTCAGCTGAACCTGTGACGGAGGAGGATGCCACCAGCTATGTTAAGAAggtatacaaaagtaaaaaattagctataaatattataagggaacggtgtaaaaataattactatttattattttaaaccctTTAAAATGATGATTCATTTATAAAGATATGTCGAGTagaaatatcttattaattttccACTCTTTCTGATTTCTTGAAATTCACAAACATCACCGTGCAAGAATGTAAAATCCATATCAAACAACAACACTGATTTTTACTTACCTGCTGAAATTATGGTTTTCATAAAGCCTTTATTTCGAGAACTTTGTAGTATGCAACTTATAGAAAGTTTTTCACAGGTGAAACACAGAATCGTAACGAATCGTTCAATAATATGTTGTCACTGTTATCATAGATAAACTTTAGTTGGATTAAATACCCTAGCggttacaatttttaatgaagacGGTGCCAGGAAATGTTTACACTTTGAGAATTCAGTTTAGAACCAAAGTTACACGTAAATTGCACTCGACTTCGATTTCATATGGCGATAAACTTAGGCGAGAAAAAGTAGtgagtaaaaagaaattagagGTCTTGTATACAAAAGGGGATGCTGATAACCCTTTTAGAGATTTATTGAAAGCGataactttctaaaaaaattaacctctCTGCAGCCTATTAACAGTCAATACTTGAGACAAATAGGTAACGTTTTATGAACTTTCTTTGGtggtgtaaatattattatataacaaatccatctctattaaaacagaaaaaagaaccatttttttttttttttgccaatctgTGTAGGAAAGTGTGGCACGTCTGCTTTTCATCTAGAAGGTTTGAGGGTTCAAATTCTGATcagtcttgaaattttttttaacaatactacaaaattcatttgttatcaaaaaagaaagaagtagggTAGCTGTAATTGGTGTAGGCATCTATTTACTAGACAgagaataaataagtaacagtCCACCAGAATAGAACttgttttaatgtttgtaataaaataccaactttcaaaaaatgtttcaaccgATTGTTTCAGATTTACAAAATCAATATTACCCTTTCATGAATTAAGTAGTTAATACTaagcaaaaattaatgttttcaaatagtATCGATTAACatcttagaaattattttgttttatttatgtatttgcttTACTATTATgtcagttattttgtttgttttcacatagaccttaatcaatttttatgaatgcTGTGATCTGTCTTTTTCTATAGATTCCTTTaatattttcctgttaattttcgggaaatttttgtttttattgatggaGAGCATTTCTTACTCATTTCTAATGGGTtctttaatattgcataattatgtacagatttgaaaaatatatttattattgcatatttttttatatccaataaaaaaattttatttgtaaattagatTGGCTTCTCTTTCTTTTCTGTAACTATAAACTGACTTTCATTTTGTAGACCTTATATCAATCTATTCATTTGTAGactatattattagaaatttgaATATCGGTGTGAATTTATGCATAAAAATAGGAATACTACCCATCATTTCTTAAATTCATGGGCCtaagaaattttcttaagtattacTCTCaccagtggaattttttttactctatattGTCATCTTACATTTTATGATGCTGCTATTTAAACACCTGTTTGCAtcaactttttcattttaatgaaaaaattaggtTAGAAGTTAATTACTTTCTCTAAAATTAAATccatatgtttgtttgtttgttgatcTATTACTAATGCAttgtattactataatattacaaTCGCTATGAAAAACCATCAATCAATTTTGATATTACTTGAACCGCTAAGGAATTATCTTCAAAGTATTAAACTGTAAACACCTTAATGGTTAATTAACTTGCCGATtagtacagtaaatttttattattaaaataataaagatttaaagattattatttaaatttctaatattctgtttaaaatgtaatgtatctATTGTATTATGTTTAGGTACTACTGCCTGCAAGATGGATATGCTGTCTGTAGCATTAATTAAAGTGTATAGATAAAAGTATAATGTAATGTACCTTTTTCAATCTTCTAAACTCCCTTTGTAActtctatattctttttttggAGTTATCGATTGTGTTAAttctattttgtgatttttttatctatcaatgataaaattatattaatttgcttgtaatttgaatttattctaGGTGGTTCCAAAAGACTACAAAACCATGGCTGCATTATCAAAAGCGATTGCCAAAAATGTACTATTTTCTCATTTAGATGAAAATGAGAGGTCTGACATATTTGATGCTATGTTTCCAGTTAATTTTCTTCCAGGGGAAGCTATCATTCAGCAGGGCGATGAAGGAGATAATTTTTATGTCATCGATCAGGGTGAAGTCGAGGTAAGTTTATGTTGTTTAAATGACGATTGTCTGGTTATTAATATGTAGCATTAAGAAGTTCTGATTATGAAACTTTtgcgatttaaaatttataaaacatactgaattacacttctttttgttgttttacttctAAACATTTCCCTTTcctgtatttttagtatttttcagtttttttatatatgagatATCCTCATAAATTGctgccaaaataattttattttttgtatgtgctactttttctttgtttagtattttatttatacagaattatcataaaagaatggttcGGTTTTGAacacggtttaaattaaaacagaattacttacagtttatattttttatttttcaaatttgtcatctcaaacatttttttacataattaataaatttcaatatgtgtgcccttagtcgctcgacaaatgtccaaacgatactcaacttctctccaaacattagttaacatttcttcgttaacagttgtcattgcttcattaatcctgttttttaagcggtttaggtcgtgaattttttgtgtataaacaacgcttttgatgtacccccacaagaaaaaatcgcaaggtgtcaggtctggactccttggaggcaaaagtatgggtccttgccggcctatccatggatctccaaattttttgttcaaagtgtccgtgaccgatgcactgaagtgcgggggagcaccatcttgttggaaatgaagttgctgaggaaagcaataattggttaacatgtcaagatacacaactccattaattgttttttcagcaaataaGAAACGCCctgttacacgatttttcatcacgccacaccaaacattaactttaggcaaatcgcgtttttctcaataattgcgtgtgggttttcagagccccatattcgtgaattgtgtctgttaacacatccattcacatggaatgtagctttgtctgtaaaaattatatcatctaaaaatgatttgttttcacttattctgtccaacagttcaacagcgaaattgtaacgttttacaccatcatcgggtttcaattcctgcagtatctggattttataaatgtgtaatttcagttttttatgtaaaactttgtgaactgttgattttggaatacctaatttgaCGATTCAATGACGCTCTGGGATGGACCTCCCAgaacttctaattgccgatcgtctaattagttcaaccgtttcttctggtacacttggtctgccggttgatttctgtttcttaactgatccagtttctttgaatcgtttgaaccaaggtgttatgttatttttgtgtgttggatctcttccgaattcacgtcgaaatgcacgttgaactaaaattatggattttaattcagccataaataaaacacactctgctttgtctttatccgagaacatagtaactcactaaactcaccgcaacaatacaagaactgacgttgtggttacaactgctgataaacaaacttttgggttggaggctttcagggataccaatataagttctagaaatttccctacaatcttcctatgaattactgaaacgacaccattcttttatggtaatcttgtattttgttttattgaaacttAGTTGTTTAAACCCAAATGAAGTAcggttattttattacaggtttATGTGAATTCTGAACTGGTTACAACAATCGGTGAAGGTGGAAGTTTTGGAGAATTGGCTCTTATTTATGGAACACCCAGGGCAGCTACTGTTCGTGCAAAAACAGGTGTTAAATTGTGGGGCATTGATAGAGATTCTTACCGTCGTATCCTTATGGGCTCAACAATACGGAAACGCAAAATGTATGAAGAATTTTTGTCTCGTGTCTCCATACTCGGTTTGTACAAattctgtctttttattttatttacttgtgttTACCTTGTATTTTAATGTCTgtagtaattcattattttagtagTTGCTATCTACATATCCAATATTCTAAGATGTGGTGTAGAAAAAGatgatatttttgcttttttatagtAACCTGCATTACATTTTCAAGATTCATAAATTCGTATGATTAAATCATTGCCACCAGTTTGAACTGGATTTTTAAAAGCCAATGAGCGCACACTTTGTGCTCAGTTTTTCCAGTTGGTAATTAAGATAATAGATATACCTAACTCttctttgttgtaaaattttatagtgtCATACTCAATTCATCAACAGTAAATGAAGCACAAGGTACTTTTTCCAAAGGGATTTCACTTCCTACCAGCCAAATACCATTTCATAGTTTTTCACAGTAGCTTGATCAGTTGCTACACAATATACCCTTTTTATTCCTTAAAGTGAGCACATTTTTGTGTTCATTGTGACACTCATACCATTGGTTCCTTCAAGATATGCTTCCTCAGAAAAAATgcaatttcttattcttttttgctaacttcataaaatacaaataatgataaaCTCATTTACATGAAGTACAAATTTGCAAACGAACTGGACACATGCTAACcttgaattaagaaattaattgaattaatgttacataaataagatttaatgtttgtattattgATATGATGAAGCTGCAGAATATCAATAACGGTAGCCAATTACTAGTaatctaaattttacataaatctgtaaacaaattaaagctaaaatatgttctaatttaaaattataaatctattaataataatttatttagaaataatgttttagattatttaaattatcaaggtTTGGACTGAGTATTGCAGTTACGTCCAGAATGTTTGTCAAAAATATTCTGTTTCCTACCATGGAACCAGTCTGGTTTAAGGGTAACAGGGTTGTTTCACAACAATGGTTATACATTTGGCCCctgaattctttaaaataaagaaagaaaatataaaaacagtgtGGAAAAAACTTGGGGcaaggtaaaataaattattgaacttttttaaattaaatttacgtgaCATATTCTGTTAAcgaattaagtataaataaataattatttttcattttatttatgaaagtttattttacttgttaaagatatttaaaattatttagtattatttataagaatgagaaaataaaaatttcatcaaaattgtatAAACCATTGTATCAAAATGGTTCAACTTTGAAATTTCTGAAAACAGTATTGCGACTATTAGTGTTGTGgctaaaattatagtttttgattccactttttactggatttttcctgtttgtaattacataaattgcagattaaattttgatgaaaatttatgtatCATCGATCTGCtttgaaaattgtttacattGTGTCTTATTTTGGTAAGAATTGTTGTATGCATTTCTGTATTAGTTAAGAATGACAgtattttatactctttttaatattattgtttaaaaaagggTTACTCtaacatttcttaaatttctttatttaatttttatactgtttgcTTTTTCTACtctttatctttgtttatttttatatttttttgttttttaccaaaGTCATCGCATCACACTTGTGTGAtaatttgtctaattttattttttgatattaatagaTAGACAGCCTGCTAGTCTGTTTATGCTTTAGAAAAgtaatacagtaaattttattttacagagagTTTAGATAAGTGGGAGAGATTAACAGAAGCAGATGCCTTAGAGCCAGTTTCATTTGAAGATCGTGAGACAATAGTACGACAAGGTGAGCCTGGAGATGACTTTTATATCATTGTTGAAGGTACAGCACTCGTCTTACAGTATAGAGCAGAGGGAGAAGAACCAACGGAAGTCGGACGATTAGGACCTTCAGATTATTTTGGTATATCTTTTTTCACATTGTGCTTTATCACTTACACTTCATCATGAAGTTACATATAGTTAACGAGCTGCAACTGTTGTGGCAAAAGGACCTCTCAAATGTGTTAAATTAGATAGAGCAAGGTATGATtcattttaaatcagttttattatattattatttattatatattcaagatatAATCAGGCAAACATTACTTTCTCTTCAACATGTTTTCAGCCATTTAACAATGAAGGTATTGATTTGACAGTGAAATAAATTACGTGGTTTAAGATTCTAGGTTTTGGTCaatcttttgaaagttttattacattaagaatTGAATGTCACTAATGTCTTCCATAAATATTTGATATCTCTCCAAATCCCCTAATAACCTATTGCGCAACACATTTGATTAGCCTGTATCTTTCCTTGTTAGCTACATCCCATTTGGACTGCTATCACTGTATCTAGAAGAAAAATCTAAGACGATGCCTTATATCCCCTCCTGGTAACAGTCGTCCCTAAACTTTGGCAGCTACTCGTGATAATGAGCATTGCATCAGAGGAGACAGTTTTATAACTCAAACAGACTCATAGAAACATCCTTTTCTGGATCTGCTTAAGGTCAGTCTGTTATACTGTCACATTTTATTTGTCCTTCTCCTAAGGGAGAGAATCTCGCTCATTTCCAGAGGGAGGTGATATCAGCTCCCTCCCTAACTCAGTGAGTGTGGCTGGCCCTTTGCTCTCTGCTGAATTTACAACTACGTAAGTAGAACAATGATCTAAACTGAGGTCATCATCCATCAGGACCCATTGTTGTTCTTCCTAATGAGGTGTCCCCCTGACTTAACCTTCCCTATTTTGAGGAGCTGGGATATAATTAACCTATTTTGAGGGGTGTCAAGGTATTGGGACTTCTCCTTGACCCTCTTGGCATACCTGGTGTCACTAATTGCTAAATGATGGATCAGAACAATGTTTCCGTCATTGACAGAGAACATAGACGCTTTTAATTTCAGTGGTCATGACAAATAGCTCCAAGGGCCATCTCCTTGACACTAGCTGAGCAACCTCATCATCAGGAACTCCCTTGAGCAGAGTACTAACATCTGAAACATCAACCTTTTTTCATTCTTGTAACGTACATGGACGTGATCTATTCACACGGCCGGTATCTCCCAGATTCCTCTTAAGTGGAGCTAGCTGAGTCATGAGCCTTCCCAGTTCCACATCAGCCTGCTTCAGTTCTCACTTAGCATTCTTACCTATGTGACCATGGATCATTATACTAATGTCCATGATCCTGATGAAAAGCTTGTCAAATAAAAGGGATGCAGTACCCTGTCTCCCAGCCTCTCCTATCCCAGTGACAGTAATACAATGGTCTTGGACGGTGTGGACAAACATAAATTGAAAGGATCAtccttttcatattaaaaaaaaactgttcaaagtCGCCCGCCGTAACTCCAGGGTGTTGGGACTTAGCACCAAGAAAGTCCAAAGTAGCTCTCTCTCGTTCAGTAACGCGAGAGAACTATGGTTGCATAGCAGCTGAAAACAAGTTTGTTGGGAACTTGTTTAATTAtatctgtttataatatttcactATATCAATCATATATATTGCTGTTTATATTTTGGTACCATTTGAAAGGAAGGATCTAtgtcctctttttttttttacactaaattttttaaaaattatgttttgtatatattgtaatttaattttttttattacattagaacaattattatttgacataatgggatcaaggaaaaaataatagTCCATAGTTCAATCTTTTTCATTACATTTGAAGACTTTTGTatctaaagttttttttgcaatgaTATAACTTACCTAATCTAATGATGTGTTTGTGTAATTTGCTTTagtgctgatttaaaaaatagtaatgtgTATCATGAATGGTATGATGAaggcaaaaaaatttatatgtagatAGGTAACAACAAGCTTCTATCAAGTTGTTCACCATTTATATTTACTTGGTTgtttatactgtatatttttttatatgtattgtttttctgTAGGTAATTGTTAGACAAATTTTACACGAAAGATTATAGCAAATGtttatgtctttttatttttacatttattgttttcagttttaagtATTCATATTGGAgcatgtattatttattcagcTTTCTTGGGTGTATCCAGAGGGGGGTAGCTGCAGCTGGACTCCCttataagattgaaaaaaaaatttataaataaatttttgaaaaatttataaataaatttttgaaaaatttaaaattaaactaagttGAAAAAACTAATTACACAATAGGGACACTCTCACCACCTATGAGAAGATTTAAGAACTACTGTTACACATCAGCACCATCTAACTTGTGGCaacaaaagttttctaaaatagtCTCATCACTCTAGTTTCATTTCACAACACGACAGGAATATTACTGAAGCAATTACCAATTATATAAGAGCTCATGCATTTTTGGTTAGTCGGTGCAGTTGTTACTGCCACACAGGTATATAAGTAGTAAAAAAGCTGCAATTTTTTACGGCTGTAAAGTCTTTTTTATTTGTGTCGGCCTCCTGCCAGCCACttaattataatgaatgaatattaccattttttagtAAGTAGCATACTGTGACATCTATTatgtgcttttatttaacttacaatGTATGTACCATAAATTTACATAAGCGCGACttgctttaaaagcatataacttAGAAtctgttattcttaattttttgattatcttTCTATGCTTGCAAGTATTATGCCACTAGGGATTCTTTAGatctttcaacataaaataagagttttgtatttcagtttataatatttgtcaagttcttctaaataatcaatactattgatgaacaattaaaagtaattcaaaatgtGGCTTAATTACCAATATTGCTTTTTGGCAATTGCTCGATTATTATATCTGTAAAATCAGCTCGTTTCTAGTTTATCTTGAAGTTGTtagtaaagaaaggaaaatatttaattaacttgtgacaaatttataattatgatatgaGTATATGGAAATATCTGTTTTGGGGTCCCTGAGTCcaaaaaagtggtttttaaaaaaatgtctatgtCTGATAAATCTTCTATTGATGATTCTtccataagttattaattttataataagagtaatatttttgaattaagttCAACTAGTATAGTCATATAccttataaatatcaattttgacaaaaatgtcaGTTGGAACCTTCCTTGTCAAACCAATGCAGTGAGATGTCACATCTGCATCCTCATCAATATCtggtcaaaaaattaaattaattttttttgtagtaaatttaaaataaaaaaaaaaaaagcagcagCAGCAATGAGAATGAGGATTAAGGAAGTACCAACCACCTTCTGAGTCAAACACTGCAACTGTGGGGCCTTCTTCTACAGTTCAAACCAATGTGCAACACAGTGAAAGTGAAATTAAAGACAATGGTTGTCACGTAGATGATATTGGAGAATTTGTCGACTGGGTGAGCACTAACCGGTTGATAAGAAAAAACATCTCTTGGAAAATGTTGGGTACCTTTAAAGAACTACATTTTTGTGGCAGATGCCAAACAGAGGAAATAAGTACTATCAAGCATTCATTTAGCACTCTTCGTCAAATTAAAACATGGCTAAGAAGCACCATTGGTGATTACTGGTTAAATGAGTTAGTTATGTTAAGCATTCATCAACAATGGGTTTTTGCTAACAAGGAGCAATTAGTTGAAGCTGTGGTTaggcaatttttatataattctcacaaactattgttataaaattaaatttttttaaaataaatatttcgttcTTCTTTTTTGATTGTGTTTTTGTGTAACTCTTCCtccataaaagaaattaaattcagaaagctgaatttttctgttttgagaACCCTGTGAGCTTTCATAGGTTCCCTGAGAGGGGTTAAGAGATGGTGTATTCCATTTCGTATACTTTATGTCACAAAAAGATAAAGAGCAGATGGGTCTTTTATATTAATACCTTTCATGGAAGATTATTTACTTTGTTCGCATGAAAATCCTCACATCATTTCTGAAGTTTCACATTAATTACTCATACATTGTAgtgtttttcatacttttttaataaacacaaagtTATGTACCTTGTTATAGTTAATACATTTTGTGCAATCTAAAatgattgtgttttttaaagcaacatatgtttaatattttcattgtaaagaatgtaagtattaaatttaactgtAGTTTATGATTGAATCATTGTTTGTGaccattataatttttacatatgttaaatatatcacaagcttgtttttatgaaaaatccttTTCTCTTTACTTGAACCAGAAAAATTAGGTGCCAACTGCTAGCAGGTTATTCTCATTAAGCCTcgaaccaagcaattctgaattttctttggttaGATGTAAGTCTTGAACCAAatcgtttagttcagactgtgaataaagaTCTGATGCACAGATATCTCTGGGTTCATGCTCCTTgatgttaaattcatttaaatcacttatgGAACtgtctatttcaggtaaattttttgGTGGAATTGGTACTGGTACACGCTTATTCCGTTCAtgtttttaggttagctctaggagctagttaggacactggtcgctaaactgtttcgaggctcagtagccatttgtggcccAGACAttcattcggtcttatgctttagggcgaccaaatagggtggtggcaggagaaatgccaagcaaaccaattgcCTTTCCACTATgttcaccacaaatgtaacaaaaagaatttgCAGAATTTTTATAGCCTgttgaagccattttgaaaatggaaagtttgctttatggTCTGAAAATATATTCTCCACCAACAAAAATGCATTTGATCACCAgaggacagaaaaaaaattagtttacacaCACTGATGGTTGAAGCAGCACTGATAGTAGTTGCATGGTGAATGAGCGGTGCGGATggctgccaataaacatgttacatcttgttaagtcttgtcacaacctgtcgGACAAGCTCTTACACTGTCTAGTCATCTTCAACCCAAACCCTCCCGTCCTCCTCTTCAAACCACTCggctgtttagctataagaatgtaTAGTATAAGCTAAAAAAgtgaagatatattaatttattacaaaaaaaataaaaatctttatgtctgttttattgtat
Proteins encoded in this region:
- the LOC142326396 gene encoding cAMP-dependent protein kinase regulatory subunit-like, whose amino-acid sequence is MAALSKAIAKNVLFSHLDENERSDIFDAMFPVNFLPGEAIIQQGDEGDNFYVIDQGEVEVYVNSELVTTIGEGGSFGELALIYGTPRAATVRAKTGVKLWGIDRDSYRRILMGSTIRKRKMYEEFLSRVSILESLDKWERLTEADALEPVSFEDRETIVRQGEPGDDFYIIVEGTALVLQYRAEGEEPTEVGRLGPSDYFGISFFTLCFITYTSS